Proteins from one Romboutsia sp. CE17 genomic window:
- a CDS encoding YvrJ family protein yields the protein MNSEIQTLIASVGFPIALSMYLLVRIEGKLQALSDSINELSKNIISMK from the coding sequence ATGAATTCAGAAATTCAAACTCTGATAGCTTCTGTTGGTTTTCCTATAGCCCTTAGTATGTATTTACTTGTTAGAATTGAAGGTAAGCTTCAGGCTCTATCTGATAGTATTAATGAATTATCTAAAAATATAATAAGTATGAAGTAA
- a CDS encoding DUF1659 domain-containing protein encodes MAVVEFQNPSSLKIVLDLGLVDGKAKTRSKSFANLKYDAALQDVYDVGVALMGLQKHDVIDIIKVDNTTLS; translated from the coding sequence ATGGCTGTTGTAGAATTTCAAAATCCATCAAGTTTGAAAATTGTATTAGACTTAGGTTTAGTAGATGGAAAAGCAAAAACAAGAAGTAAATCTTTTGCTAATTTAAAATATGATGCAGCACTTCAGGATGTATATGATGTTGGAGTAGCTTTGATGGGGCTTCAAAAACATGATGTAATAGACATAATAAAAGTAGACAACACAACACTTAGCTAA
- a CDS encoding sigma-70 family RNA polymerase sigma factor — protein sequence MIEKIAIKNIRFFNEKKEKYTEYKIVEKAIGGCDKSFEEAINTYKEYLYKTAFLYTKNEHDALDIYQETVYKAYINISKLRNPNFFKTWITKILINNVNIKNRHYSKFQDAQVEDYIEDISYSDLEESIDLYDAIDSLDEKYKTPIILQYFQDLTILQIAEVMECNENTIKSYIRRGKKKLYDILKEIK from the coding sequence ATGATTGAAAAAATAGCAATTAAAAACATACGATTTTTCAATGAGAAGAAAGAGAAATACACTGAATATAAAATCGTAGAAAAGGCAATAGGAGGTTGTGATAAATCGTTTGAAGAAGCAATAAATACCTACAAAGAATATCTGTATAAGACTGCATTTTTATATACTAAAAATGAACATGATGCTTTAGATATTTATCAAGAAACAGTATATAAAGCATATATAAATATTTCAAAACTTAGAAATCCAAACTTTTTTAAAACTTGGATAACAAAAATACTTATAAATAATGTAAATATAAAAAATAGACATTATAGTAAATTTCAAGATGCTCAGGTAGAAGATTACATAGAAGATATATCTTATTCAGACCTAGAAGAAAGTATCGATTTGTATGATGCTATAGATTCTTTAGATGAAAAATATAAAACACCAATAATACTTCAATACTTTCAAGATTTAACAATATTACAAATTGCAGAAGTTATGGAATGTAATGAAAATACAATAAAGTCTTATATAAGACGAGGCAAGAAAAAATTATACGATATATTAAAGGAGATAAAATAA
- a CDS encoding DUF4179 domain-containing protein → MNKFNDIKIPDNINEITKIAINKGKKHKKSNKYRKTMIASVASLGVILTLGINNPSLAYNIPVLGDIFDKINYALKNKESFKDNISDINASSEYNGLTITIDKAIYDGNNVYIDYIIKTEEPFKETIYANTLHEYEIDKDCGEMVYYFNQYYPEFKINGVKPNGYGADTPRVKYVDEYTLKGSAMYNFDVINQVKSDTIDFEMEFGLYSNDVDENGNSKMLDGKWAFNFPISSNKDDTKVINVNQTKNDFTLNQILLTPMSLSIDITAPNQYYKELDVMESIEVRDNNGHVLWATTGNFENYEDIENKEVLDIRYKQRYDLVEIGDNLEYVNIIIYGKWNEETKSAPILSDFKIEFNK, encoded by the coding sequence ATGAATAAATTTAATGATATTAAAATTCCAGACAATATAAATGAAATAACTAAAATAGCAATAAATAAGGGCAAAAAACATAAGAAAAGCAATAAGTATAGAAAAACAATGATTGCATCAGTGGCATCATTAGGAGTTATCCTAACATTAGGAATTAATAATCCATCCTTAGCGTATAACATACCAGTTTTAGGCGATATATTTGATAAGATTAATTATGCACTAAAGAATAAGGAATCTTTTAAAGATAACATTAGTGATATAAATGCATCTTCTGAATACAATGGACTTACAATAACAATTGATAAAGCTATATATGATGGTAATAATGTATATATAGATTATATTATAAAAACAGAAGAACCTTTTAAAGAAACAATTTACGCAAATACGTTACATGAATATGAGATTGATAAAGATTGTGGTGAGATGGTTTATTACTTTAATCAATATTATCCAGAGTTTAAAATAAATGGAGTTAAACCTAATGGATATGGGGCGGACACACCACGAGTTAAGTATGTAGATGAATATACATTAAAAGGAAGTGCTATGTATAACTTTGATGTTATAAACCAAGTTAAGTCTGACACGATAGATTTTGAAATGGAATTTGGATTATATAGTAATGACGTTGATGAAAATGGCAATTCTAAAATGTTAGATGGAAAATGGGCATTTAATTTTCCTATAAGTTCTAACAAAGATGATACTAAAGTTATAAACGTAAATCAGACTAAAAATGACTTTACCCTAAATCAAATTTTATTAACTCCAATGTCACTTTCTATAGATATTACAGCACCAAATCAATATTACAAAGAATTAGATGTTATGGAATCAATAGAAGTTAGAGATAATAATGGTCATGTACTATGGGCTACAACTGGAAACTTTGAAAATTACGAGGATATTGAAAATAAGGAAGTATTGGATATTAGATATAAACAAAGATATGATTTAGTTGAGATAGGTGATAATCTTGAGTATGTAAATATAATAATTTATGGAAAATGGAATGAAGAAACA
- a CDS encoding helix-turn-helix domain-containing protein has translation MAIGSFEGLYTFLEVAKIYGIDDSCLRKQVARNKFVIGEDVKKMGRTWIITEQAMVRSFGSLKFEDYKKKLEKKEKAQAKKLKQSNT, from the coding sequence ATGGCAATAGGTAGCTTTGAAGGGTTATATACATTTCTTGAAGTTGCAAAAATCTATGGAATAGATGATTCATGTTTAAGAAAACAGGTAGCTCGTAATAAATTTGTTATTGGGGAAGATGTAAAAAAGATGGGTAGAACTTGGATTATAACCGAACAAGCAATGGTTAGAAGTTTTGGAAGCTTAAAATTTGAAGACTATAAAAAGAAGCTCGAGAAAAAAGAAAAGGCTCAGGCTAAAAAACTTAAACAATCAAATACTTAA
- a CDS encoding DnaD domain protein — MAVYRHIHIDYWQDGFVLDLTPEEKYFYIYLMTNSKTSQCGIYELPKRIIETETGYNRETVEKLLLRFEEYGKIVYCDKSKEIFIKNWIKHNKVISPKVKKCVEKELLYIKSRELIDLFLKECNKYGYRIDLQGSNNITAIDTYVTDEDTTMDSVCIPIAKVDINSEYRYREKEKEKQKEKEKQKEKSSFGSDYNLDNFEMMRYLYESKIGSIDLDADKSLFDIYEKVDIHLFERAIDISIERNKPSIAYIKGIIRKWNENGITTLESLRLFEAEKSLRGNIDNEQRGAYRKSKCTKGYEDENDEVIYTEPSKEQLDEVRRIMQISDGKE, encoded by the coding sequence ATGGCGGTGTATAGACACATTCATATAGATTATTGGCAGGATGGCTTTGTGTTAGATTTAACTCCTGAGGAGAAGTATTTTTATATTTATTTAATGACTAATAGTAAAACTAGTCAGTGTGGAATTTATGAATTACCTAAGAGGATTATTGAAACAGAAACTGGCTATAACAGGGAGACTGTAGAGAAGCTTCTTTTGAGATTTGAGGAGTATGGAAAAATTGTTTATTGTGATAAGAGTAAGGAGATTTTTATTAAAAATTGGATTAAGCATAATAAGGTGATAAGCCCTAAGGTTAAAAAATGTGTGGAGAAGGAGCTTTTATATATTAAAAGTAGAGAGCTCATAGATTTGTTTTTAAAAGAGTGTAATAAGTATGGGTACCGTATAGATTTACAAGGTTCAAATAATATTACCGCTATAGATACCTATGTTACTGATGAAGATACCACTATGGATAGTGTATGTATACCCATAGCTAAAGTTGATATCAATTCTGAGTATAGGTATAGGGAAAAAGAAAAAGAAAAACAAAAAGAAAAAGAAAAACAAAAAGAAAAATCTTCTTTCGGAAGTGATTATAATTTAGATAATTTTGAGATGATGAGATATTTATATGAAAGTAAAATAGGAAGTATAGATTTAGATGCAGATAAGAGCTTATTTGATATTTACGAGAAAGTAGATATACATTTATTTGAAAGGGCAATAGATATTTCTATAGAAAGAAATAAACCAAGCATTGCTTATATAAAAGGGATAATTAGAAAATGGAATGAGAATGGGATAACAACGTTAGAGTCTTTGAGATTATTTGAAGCTGAGAAAAGCTTAAGGGGGAATATAGATAATGAACAAAGAGGAGCTTATAGAAAGTCTAAATGTACCAAAGGATATGAAGATGAGAATGATGAGGTTATATACACAGAGCCAAGTAAAGAGCAGCTTGATGAAGTTAGAAGAATCATGCAAATCTCAGATGGAAAAGAGTAA
- a CDS encoding Mor transcription activator family protein, with amino-acid sequence MLECLTRDDLPESVLDVVDTIGIDAFKDLVRLAGGSNLYIPNENSITKEYRNKKIREEFKGDYKIMSRKYGISEVQVRNIVNFK; translated from the coding sequence ATGTTGGAGTGTTTGACTAGAGATGATCTGCCTGAGAGTGTTTTGGATGTTGTTGATACTATTGGTATTGATGCTTTTAAGGATTTAGTAAGATTGGCTGGTGGTAGTAATTTGTATATTCCAAATGAGAATAGTATTACTAAGGAGTATAGGAATAAGAAAATTAGAGAGGAGTTTAAGGGTGATTATAAAATAATGTCTAGAAAGTATGGTATTAGTGAGGTCCAGGTTAGAAATATTGTGAATTTTAAGTAA
- a CDS encoding recombinase RecT: MSNLKKVLKNNEAKGNSVTVNPSYAMKQLIVKMKGEIGAALPSQLSSDRFQRVALTAFNSNPKLQNCDPMSFIAAMMQSAQLGLEPNTPLGQAYLIPYKVNGMEKVQFQIGYKGLLELAHRSEKLKSLYAHEVRENDEFDIDYGLEQKLIHKPLLKGDRGKIIGYYAVYHLEPNRYSFTFMTYDEILNNGKKYSKSFEGGIWENEFDSMAKKTVIKKLLKYAPLSIEMQKAIAFDESVKESISNDMLFIEPVESQLLDVSI, encoded by the coding sequence ATGTCTAATTTAAAAAAAGTGTTAAAAAATAATGAAGCCAAGGGCAATTCTGTAACTGTAAATCCAAGTTATGCAATGAAACAATTAATTGTAAAAATGAAAGGAGAAATTGGAGCAGCTCTTCCAAGTCAATTAAGTAGTGATAGATTTCAAAGAGTGGCGCTTACTGCTTTTAATTCAAATCCTAAACTTCAAAATTGTGATCCAATGTCTTTTATAGCTGCTATGATGCAAAGTGCCCAGTTAGGTTTAGAGCCAAATACACCGCTTGGACAAGCTTATTTAATACCTTATAAAGTGAATGGAATGGAAAAAGTTCAATTTCAAATAGGATATAAGGGTCTTTTAGAACTTGCACATAGAAGTGAAAAGTTAAAGAGTTTATATGCTCATGAAGTAAGGGAAAATGATGAGTTTGATATAGATTATGGTTTAGAGCAAAAGTTAATTCATAAGCCTCTTTTAAAAGGTGATAGGGGTAAAATTATTGGGTATTATGCTGTTTACCATTTAGAGCCAAATAGATATAGTTTTACTTTTATGACTTATGATGAAATTTTAAATAATGGAAAGAAGTATTCTAAAAGTTTTGAAGGTGGAATTTGGGAAAATGAATTCGATTCTATGGCGAAAAAGACAGTTATTAAGAAGCTTCTTAAATATGCTCCTCTTAGTATTGAGATGCAAAAAGCTATTGCATTTGATGAAAGTGTAAAGGAATCCATAAGTAATGATATGTTGTTTATTGAACCTGTTGAGTCGCAACTGCTTGATGTTTCTATATAG
- a CDS encoding EVE domain-containing protein produces the protein MENTKINYWTFFANPKQWYIDDFLNSDKCNDEVYYKIRPCDRKNIDIGDKGLIRVGIDHRTKKSLRGKEKLKPGIYAIIEVVSKPEYIKDSDLEFYDGDYENSGDKEMWRIKFKIIKNLIDSPIIFNEIENEVLSRDKYLVKGFQASTMPLIKESFYEAINIINSTKNRFSYEEVINDDDYDFGCSKSSIEGLNEIYKNVDIKKKERLVKIVERGSIANKFKAYMGYKCQICDALNENPHTFKKKDGKYYVEVHHIIPVSYEEESKLSVDNLICLCPNHHRQMHYGNVEILSNNDLYTEYKIDGNMIKIEKVKFEID, from the coding sequence ATGGAAAATACTAAGATTAACTACTGGACATTTTTTGCGAATCCAAAGCAGTGGTATATAGATGATTTTTTAAATAGCGATAAGTGTAATGATGAAGTTTACTACAAAATAAGGCCATGTGACAGAAAAAATATAGATATTGGAGATAAGGGATTAATTAGAGTTGGTATTGATCATAGAACTAAAAAGTCATTAAGAGGTAAGGAAAAATTAAAACCAGGAATATATGCAATTATTGAGGTTGTGTCAAAACCTGAATATATTAAAGATAGTGATTTAGAATTTTATGATGGAGATTATGAAAATTCTGGGGATAAGGAGATGTGGAGAATTAAGTTTAAGATAATAAAGAATTTAATTGATTCACCCATTATATTTAATGAAATTGAGAATGAAGTATTAAGTAGGGATAAATATTTAGTGAAGGGATTTCAAGCTTCAACTATGCCATTGATTAAAGAATCGTTTTATGAGGCTATAAATATAATAAACTCAACAAAAAATAGATTTTCATATGAAGAAGTAATAAATGATGATGACTATGATTTTGGTTGTTCTAAAAGTAGTATAGAAGGGTTAAATGAAATTTATAAAAATGTAGATATTAAGAAAAAAGAAAGACTAGTTAAGATAGTTGAGCGAGGAAGCATAGCGAACAAATTTAAAGCATATATGGGATATAAGTGTCAGATTTGTGATGCATTAAATGAGAATCCTCATACTTTTAAGAAAAAGGATGGTAAGTATTATGTAGAGGTACATCATATTATTCCAGTAAGTTATGAAGAAGAAAGTAAGTTATCAGTAGACAATTTAATTTGCTTATGTCCTAATCATCATAGGCAAATGCATTATGGTAATGTGGAAATTTTATCAAATAATGATTTATATACTGAGTATAAAATAGATGGAAATATGATAAAGATAGAGAAGGTTAAGTTTGAGATAGATTAA
- a CDS encoding antirestriction protein ArdA, giving the protein MQIYIADLESYNSGYLKGEWIELPTENEKIKEAILRQSKNGQSDFAI; this is encoded by the coding sequence ATGCAAATATATATAGCTGATTTAGAGAGCTACAACAGTGGATATTTAAAGGGAGAATGGATTGAGCTTCCTACAGAAAATGAAAAAATAAAAGAAGCTATTTTAAGACAAAGTAAAAATGGTCAAAGTGATTTTGCAATTTGA
- a CDS encoding N-acetylmuramoyl-L-alanine amidase: MKWYLDFGHGGKDPGALGHNKTKESETVLKIGLLVKNTLEQAFEKVITTREDDKYYSLDYRSTKANKNNCDYFVSLHMNSSTNKTAKGCEVWVYDKNSKLYNLANNLSTNISNKINTPNRGVKISKEFSVLRKTKMPALLIEIDFISNSSVENNLKSSKYIKDVADTISSTLLSFVNKSITNDGIFYRVCIGAFNDKNNAIKLKDKAISKGFKDSYITTK; encoded by the coding sequence ATGAAATGGTACTTAGACTTTGGACATGGAGGAAAAGACCCTGGAGCACTAGGTCATAACAAAACCAAAGAAAGTGAAACAGTTCTAAAAATAGGACTACTCGTAAAAAATACTCTAGAACAAGCTTTTGAAAAAGTAATAACCACAAGAGAAGATGACAAATACTACTCACTAGACTATCGAAGTACAAAAGCAAATAAGAATAACTGTGACTACTTTGTAAGCCTTCATATGAACTCATCAACTAACAAAACTGCAAAGGGATGTGAAGTATGGGTATATGATAAAAACAGTAAACTATACAACCTAGCTAATAATCTATCCACTAATATCTCAAATAAAATAAACACACCTAATCGTGGAGTAAAAATATCAAAAGAATTTTCAGTACTTAGAAAAACTAAAATGCCTGCTCTATTAATAGAAATAGACTTTATATCAAATAGTAGCGTTGAAAATAATCTAAAATCATCTAAATATATAAAAGATGTAGCAGATACAATATCATCTACCCTATTATCATTTGTAAACAAATCCATAACTAATGATGGGATTTTTTATAGAGTTTGTATAGGAGCTTTCAATGATAAAAACAACGCCATCAAACTAAAAGATAAAGCTATATCTAAAGGATTCAAAGACTCATATATAACTACAAAATAA
- a CDS encoding ATP-binding protein produces MKLEESCKSQMEKSKYRCNKCRDMTFIIDGNEAIECECRQVRIAEDILRKSGISEEFRNKRFNNFMYSIDSQITNAYKEGYLYARNFKEIERDRCNSIMFMGQVGSGKTHLSLAIANELMDQAVGVIYMSYREVITALKQNIMDEVYYHRVMGRYKESRVLLIDDLFKGRVTESDLNIMFELLNFRYFNRLPVIVSCEMDVEGLLRIDEGIGSRLVEMCRCVEIRGKRLNYRINSFIDY; encoded by the coding sequence ATGAAGTTAGAAGAATCATGCAAATCTCAGATGGAAAAGAGTAAGTATAGATGCAATAAGTGTAGGGATATGACTTTTATTATAGATGGAAATGAAGCTATTGAATGTGAATGCAGACAGGTGAGAATTGCGGAAGATATTTTAAGAAAAAGTGGTATAAGTGAGGAGTTTAGGAATAAGAGGTTTAATAATTTTATGTATAGTATTGATAGTCAGATTACAAATGCTTATAAGGAAGGGTATTTGTATGCTAGAAATTTTAAGGAGATTGAGAGAGATAGGTGTAATTCTATTATGTTTATGGGACAAGTTGGGTCTGGTAAGACCCATCTTTCTTTAGCTATTGCTAATGAGCTTATGGATCAGGCTGTTGGTGTTATTTATATGAGCTATAGGGAAGTGATTACTGCTCTTAAGCAAAATATTATGGATGAGGTTTATTATCATAGGGTAATGGGAAGGTATAAGGAATCTAGGGTGCTTTTGATTGATGATTTGTTTAAGGGGAGGGTTACTGAGAGTGATTTGAATATTATGTTTGAGCTTTTGAACTTTAGGTATTTTAATAGGTTGCCTGTTATTGTTAGTTGTGAGATGGATGTTGAGGGTCTTTTGAGGATTGATGAGGGGATTGGGAGTAGACTTGTTGAGATGTGTAGGTGTGTTGAGATTAGGGGGAAGAGGTTGAATTATAGAATTAATTCATTTATTGATTATTAA
- a CDS encoding DUF2922 domain-containing protein, whose product METTKSLVMTFLDEGDSKVSLTVQDPRDNITEAEIKSAMELVISKNIFDPNGLDLVSAVDAKIVVKETTPYDLVIG is encoded by the coding sequence ATGGAAACTACTAAAAGTCTAGTAATGACTTTTTTAGATGAAGGCGATTCAAAAGTATCATTAACTGTACAAGACCCTAGAGATAATATAACTGAAGCTGAAATAAAATCTGCTATGGAATTAGTTATATCTAAGAATATCTTTGATCCAAATGGATTAGACCTAGTATCAGCAGTAGATGCAAAAATAGTTGTTAAAGAAACGACTCCTTATGACTTAGTTATAGGGTAA
- a CDS encoding RNA-binding domain-containing protein: MDIYKLSENKELECKEASGGLPKDMWETYSAFANSNGGVILLGIKENKGEFYITGLNNIDEIQKDLWDNLNNSKKVSANIISDINVTVESYDGKDILKIIVPRADRRQKPIYIGENPYSDSKHGGTFRRNHSGDYKCSKSEIDRMIADASDFSQDNVILEGFTIEDLNIDSINNYKNRLAALKPSHPWIGLDLKNFLYKLGAYGKNRRTGEEGITAAGLLMFGEEREIIDEFPKYFLDYREKTTENRWDYRITSSDGTWSGNIYDFYFKIINRITDNLNLPFELINGIRQDNTGVHDAIREAVANAIIHADYRLERGIVIERGKTYFKFSNQGSLRISIEEAMSGGISDPRNENIFKMFNLIGVGERAGSGIEAIRKAWKEQEWTIPDLEESFGPDRVELTLRTISLLPNESISFIKNTLNEEYKNLDKDEIMALVTAHQEGYVTNNRLQQLIDNHSLYSNKVLAQLVNKGYLQSQGVGKGTKYLLGDMFNDVELTNITDSQNVEQSINIESGLSLDEMKIINFIKGNGFITNSLSRDNLGFGKTKSSKLFNKLVEDGKIERIGSGSKIRYTIKK, encoded by the coding sequence ATGGATATATATAAACTATCAGAAAATAAAGAGCTTGAATGCAAAGAAGCAAGTGGTGGGCTGCCTAAAGATATGTGGGAAACATATTCTGCTTTTGCCAATAGCAATGGTGGAGTTATTTTACTTGGAATAAAGGAAAATAAAGGTGAATTTTACATAACAGGTTTAAATAATATAGATGAAATACAAAAAGATTTATGGGATAACTTAAATAATAGTAAAAAAGTAAGTGCTAATATTATTAGCGATATTAATGTTACAGTAGAAAGCTATGATGGCAAAGATATACTTAAAATAATAGTACCGAGAGCGGATAGAAGACAAAAGCCTATTTATATAGGTGAGAATCCATATAGTGATAGTAAACATGGTGGAACGTTTAGGAGAAATCATTCAGGTGATTATAAATGTAGCAAGTCAGAAATTGATAGAATGATAGCTGATGCTAGTGATTTTTCACAAGACAATGTAATACTTGAAGGATTTACAATAGAAGATTTAAATATAGATAGTATTAATAATTATAAAAATAGGTTAGCAGCGTTAAAACCATCTCATCCATGGATAGGATTAGATTTAAAGAATTTTTTATACAAATTAGGAGCATATGGAAAAAATAGAAGAACGGGAGAAGAAGGTATAACTGCTGCTGGATTATTAATGTTTGGAGAAGAAAGAGAGATTATTGATGAGTTTCCAAAGTATTTTTTAGACTATAGAGAAAAAACTACAGAAAATAGATGGGATTATAGAATTACATCATCTGATGGAACTTGGAGTGGGAATATATATGATTTTTACTTTAAGATAATAAATAGAATAACTGATAATCTAAATTTACCATTTGAACTGATTAATGGAATAAGACAGGATAATACAGGTGTACATGATGCTATTAGAGAAGCTGTAGCTAATGCGATTATACATGCTGATTATAGGTTAGAAAGAGGTATAGTAATAGAGAGGGGAAAGACATATTTTAAATTCTCGAACCAAGGTTCTCTTAGAATATCGATAGAAGAAGCTATGAGTGGAGGAATAAGTGACCCTAGGAATGAGAATATATTTAAAATGTTTAACTTAATAGGTGTTGGAGAAAGAGCTGGTTCTGGGATTGAAGCAATAAGAAAAGCTTGGAAAGAGCAAGAATGGACAATCCCAGACTTAGAAGAAAGTTTTGGTCCTGATAGAGTAGAGTTGACTTTAAGAACAATATCCTTACTACCAAATGAGAGTATAAGTTTTATAAAAAATACATTAAATGAAGAATATAAAAATTTGGATAAAGATGAAATTATGGCTTTGGTTACAGCTCATCAAGAAGGATATGTTACTAATAATAGGTTACAGCAATTAATAGATAATCATTCTTTATATAGTAATAAGGTTTTAGCACAGTTAGTTAATAAAGGTTATTTACAGTCTCAGGGAGTAGGAAAAGGAACAAAGTATTTGTTAGGAGATATGTTTAATGATGTTGAGTTAACTAATATCACTGATAGTCAAAATGTTGAGCAAAGTATAAATATAGAGTCAGGTTTAAGTTTGGATGAGATGAAGATTATTAATTTTATTAAAGGTAATGGGTTTATAACAAATTCATTAAGCAGGGATAATTTGGGATTTGGAAAGACTAAGTCAAGCAAGTTGTTTAATAAGCTTGTGGAAGATGGTAAGATTGAAAGAATTGGTTCAGGGTCAAAAATAAGATATACAATAAAAAAGTAG